The Saccharopolyspora gloriosae genome has a segment encoding these proteins:
- a CDS encoding fumarate reductase/succinate dehydrogenase flavoprotein subunit, translating to MQIEQHDYDVIVIGAGGAGLRAAIETRQRGLRTAVVCKSLFGKAHTVMAEGGIAASMGNANPHDDWQVHFRDTMRGGKFLNNWRMAELHAREAPQRVWELETYGALFDRTADGRISQRNFGGHEYPRLAHVGDRTGLELIRTLQQKIVSLQQADFAEHGDYEARLKVFQECTVTELLKDAPDGRLAGAFAYWRESGRYVRFQAPAVILATGGIGKSFKVTSNSWEYTGDGHALALRAGAALINMEFVQFHPTGMVWPPSVKGILVTESVRGDGGVLRDANGRRFMFDYIPDVFKDNYADTEDEADRWYADPERNRRPPELLPRDEVARAINSEIKEGRGSEHGGVFLDIASRLTPDEITRRLPSMHHQFRELADVDITGEMMEVGPTCHYVMGGVEVDPDSGASGVPGLFAAGEVAGGMHGSNRLGGNSLSDLLVFGRRAGIGAAEYLDAGHRPEIRQSDVDDAAKRAEQPFAAVNSGAENPYTLHSELQQVMNDLVGIIRVGEQMQDALRRLEQLRDRSRNLVVEGNRQFNPGWHLALDLRNMLLVSECVARAAVLRTESRGGHTRDDHPGMAPTWRRTLLACSLSRDGVRVDEQRQLPVRPDLLELFAAEELRKYFTEEELAATAG from the coding sequence ATGCAGATCGAGCAGCACGACTACGACGTCATCGTGATCGGCGCGGGCGGCGCGGGACTGCGCGCGGCCATCGAGACCCGGCAGCGGGGGCTGCGCACGGCGGTGGTGTGCAAGTCGTTGTTCGGCAAGGCGCACACGGTGATGGCCGAGGGCGGCATCGCGGCCTCGATGGGCAACGCCAACCCGCACGACGACTGGCAGGTGCACTTCCGGGACACCATGCGCGGCGGGAAGTTCCTGAACAACTGGCGGATGGCGGAACTGCACGCGCGGGAGGCGCCGCAGCGGGTGTGGGAGCTGGAGACCTACGGGGCGCTGTTCGACCGCACCGCGGACGGGCGGATCAGCCAGCGCAACTTCGGCGGCCACGAATACCCGCGGCTCGCGCACGTGGGGGACCGCACGGGACTGGAACTCATCCGCACCTTGCAGCAGAAGATCGTCTCGTTGCAGCAGGCCGACTTCGCCGAGCACGGCGATTACGAGGCGCGGCTGAAGGTGTTCCAGGAGTGCACCGTCACCGAACTGCTCAAGGACGCCCCGGACGGACGGCTCGCCGGGGCGTTCGCCTATTGGCGCGAGAGCGGGCGGTACGTGCGGTTCCAGGCTCCCGCCGTGATCCTCGCGACCGGCGGCATCGGCAAGTCCTTCAAGGTCACGTCGAACTCGTGGGAGTACACCGGCGACGGCCACGCGCTGGCGCTGCGCGCCGGGGCCGCTCTGATCAACATGGAGTTCGTGCAGTTCCACCCGACCGGCATGGTGTGGCCGCCGAGCGTGAAAGGCATCCTCGTCACCGAATCGGTGCGCGGCGACGGGGGAGTGCTGCGCGACGCGAACGGACGCCGGTTCATGTTCGACTACATCCCCGACGTGTTCAAGGACAACTACGCCGACACCGAGGACGAGGCCGACCGCTGGTACGCCGATCCGGAGCGCAACCGCAGGCCACCGGAGCTGCTGCCGCGCGACGAGGTGGCTCGCGCGATCAACAGCGAGATCAAGGAGGGGCGCGGCTCCGAGCACGGCGGCGTGTTCCTGGACATCGCGTCCCGGCTGACGCCGGACGAGATCACCCGGCGGCTGCCGTCGATGCACCACCAGTTCCGCGAACTGGCCGATGTGGACATCACCGGGGAGATGATGGAGGTCGGCCCCACCTGCCACTACGTGATGGGCGGGGTGGAGGTCGATCCGGACTCCGGGGCCTCCGGAGTGCCGGGCCTGTTCGCGGCCGGTGAGGTCGCGGGCGGGATGCACGGCTCGAACCGGCTGGGCGGGAACTCGCTGTCGGACCTGCTGGTGTTCGGCAGGCGTGCCGGGATCGGCGCCGCCGAGTACCTGGACGCCGGGCATCGCCCGGAGATCCGCCAGTCCGATGTGGACGATGCGGCGAAGCGGGCGGAACAGCCGTTCGCCGCCGTGAACTCGGGGGCGGAGAACCCGTACACCCTGCATTCCGAGCTGCAGCAGGTGATGAACGACCTGGTCGGCATCATCCGCGTCGGCGAACAGATGCAGGACGCGTTGCGGCGCCTGGAACAACTCCGGGACCGGTCCCGGAACCTGGTCGTCGAGGGCAACCGGCAGTTCAACCCCGGCTGGCACCTGGCGCTGGATCTGCGGAACATGCTGCTGGTCAGCGAATGCGTGGCGCGAGCGGCGGTGCTGCGCACCGAGAGCCGCGGCGGGCACACCCGCGACGACCACCCCGGCATGGCCCCCACCTGGCGGCGCACCCTGCTGGCCTGCTCGTTGAGCAGGGACGGCGTCCGCGTCGACGAGCAGCGCCAGCTCCCGGTGCGCCCGGACCTGCTGGAGCTGTTCGCGGCCGAAGAACTGCGCAAGTACTTCACCGAAGAGGAACTAGCCGCCACGGCGGGCTGA
- a CDS encoding UvrD-helicase domain-containing protein, which yields MGTDHRAERLRRAAERTVARFPELPGWKRQVLTQFLVVSGRGWRTFAHTAFPATPPGRADVLLIGPQGVLAVAVRDSEPELGEAARMLRKAGELFLGARLPAGVVSEAVVRPVVVLPLGQEPSKQSRGHHLTVSEATLGQVLERGDRRLTKRDAESLIAHLTTGDADFTELVPSQESAPETEPGAELFDLADLARDRFDKALEGPFESWLTFLDDSQSAMVRRDYNGPARISGPAGTGKSVVALHRMVRLARNSVGPLLFTTYSRNLPPIAQRSFERLAPEVGDRAEFSTVHRWARRLLRDRGQNIIVDTKACDNAFSHAWSQVGKRSRLEELHSGYLYWRDEIDRVIKGRGITELADYQDVRRTGRGLRVERGSDRELVWRLYQTYERLLADKGVHDFNDLLIAAYDELQRAPLDPPLAGVVVDEVQDITLVGLRLLGSMAGEGRNRLLLVGDGQQQIYPGGWRLSDAGLVISGRGEVLRNNYRNASRILEWAKRFDASNQVDDLDGAAGFSLREAVATLRGGEVIPWKGPKEQQADALLAALRRFGDVEPDDVAVLTFDKGESSRWHKALRGQGFGVRDLDDHLGERDGTVKVGSVFRAKGLEFRVVFVPELPLERGEQERFREARERDERMQLVALTRARDVLWIGFPLREEENDNAAG from the coding sequence ATGGGCACCGATCATCGCGCGGAACGACTGCGCCGCGCCGCGGAACGCACCGTCGCTCGCTTCCCCGAACTGCCGGGCTGGAAGCGGCAGGTGCTCACCCAGTTCCTGGTGGTATCCGGCCGTGGCTGGCGAACCTTCGCGCACACCGCGTTCCCGGCCACCCCGCCCGGGCGGGCGGACGTGCTGCTGATCGGCCCGCAGGGCGTGCTGGCCGTGGCCGTCCGCGACAGCGAACCGGAACTCGGTGAAGCGGCCAGGATGCTGCGCAAGGCCGGAGAGCTCTTCCTCGGAGCCCGCTTGCCTGCAGGCGTGGTCAGCGAGGCCGTGGTGCGTCCGGTGGTGGTTCTGCCGCTGGGACAGGAACCCTCCAAGCAGTCCCGAGGGCACCACCTCACGGTGTCGGAGGCAACGCTGGGGCAAGTGCTGGAACGCGGCGATCGGCGACTGACCAAACGGGACGCGGAGTCCCTGATCGCGCACCTGACCACCGGCGACGCGGACTTCACCGAGCTCGTGCCGTCGCAGGAGTCGGCGCCGGAAACCGAGCCCGGCGCCGAACTGTTCGACCTCGCCGACCTCGCTCGGGATCGGTTCGACAAGGCGCTGGAAGGCCCGTTCGAGTCCTGGCTGACCTTCCTCGACGACTCCCAATCCGCGATGGTGCGACGGGACTACAACGGACCCGCGCGGATCAGCGGCCCAGCGGGTACCGGCAAGTCCGTGGTCGCGCTGCACCGGATGGTGCGCTTGGCTAGGAACAGCGTCGGACCGCTGTTGTTCACGACCTATTCCCGCAACCTGCCGCCGATCGCACAGCGTTCGTTCGAGCGGCTCGCGCCGGAGGTCGGCGATCGCGCCGAGTTCAGCACTGTGCACCGCTGGGCGAGACGGTTGCTGCGGGACCGCGGCCAGAACATCATCGTGGACACGAAAGCGTGCGACAACGCGTTCTCCCATGCGTGGTCGCAGGTCGGCAAGCGCAGCAGGCTCGAAGAGCTGCACTCCGGTTACCTCTACTGGCGCGACGAGATCGATCGGGTCATCAAGGGACGTGGCATCACCGAACTCGCCGACTACCAGGACGTGCGGCGAACGGGACGCGGATTGCGAGTGGAACGCGGCTCCGATCGGGAGCTGGTGTGGCGGCTCTACCAGACCTACGAGCGGTTGCTCGCGGACAAAGGAGTGCACGACTTCAACGATCTGCTCATCGCCGCCTACGACGAACTTCAGCGGGCACCGCTGGACCCGCCGCTGGCCGGGGTCGTCGTGGATGAGGTGCAGGACATCACCCTCGTCGGACTCCGGCTGCTGGGCAGCATGGCCGGTGAAGGCCGGAATCGGCTGTTGCTGGTCGGCGACGGGCAGCAGCAGATCTATCCCGGCGGCTGGCGCCTCTCCGATGCGGGACTCGTCATCAGCGGGCGTGGTGAAGTGCTGCGCAACAACTACCGCAACGCCTCCCGGATCCTGGAGTGGGCCAAGCGGTTCGACGCCTCGAACCAGGTCGACGACCTCGACGGTGCCGCGGGATTCTCGTTGCGCGAGGCCGTGGCCACGCTGCGCGGAGGCGAGGTGATCCCGTGGAAGGGGCCGAAGGAGCAGCAGGCGGACGCTTTGCTGGCGGCGCTGCGCAGGTTCGGTGATGTGGAACCGGACGACGTCGCCGTGCTCACCTTCGACAAGGGTGAATCCAGTCGCTGGCACAAGGCGTTGCGAGGACAGGGGTTCGGCGTGCGCGACCTGGACGACCACTTGGGGGAGCGGGACGGGACGGTCAAGGTGGGAAGCGTGTTCCGGGCCAAGGGGCTGGAGTTCCGCGTGGTGTTCGTGCCGGAACTACCCCTGGAGCGGGGCGAACAGGAGCGGTTTCGGGAGGCGCGGGAGCGGGACGAGCGGATGCAGCTGGTCGCGTTGACCAGGGCCAGGGATGTGCTGTGGATCGGATTTCCGTTGCGGGAAGAGGAGAACGACAACGCTGCCGGGTGA
- the xylB gene encoding xylulokinase: MFVLGIDSSTQSTKAVVADAETGRVVSDGKAHHPAGTEVDPWAWWTAAQRAVEQAAADTPGKIEAVSVAGQQHGMVALDDAGNPVRDALLWNDTRSAPQARALIEEHGAATLAERTGLVPVASFTLTKLAWLAEHEPHHADRVDRVLLPHDWLTWLFAGRPERACTDRGDASGTGYYAPTTGNWLPDLLGKAMGGRRPRLPDVLGPAESAGRVSGFAPLDGALLGAGTGDNMAGALGIGAGPGDVVVSLGTSGTAFAVADRPCADETGLVAGFCDATGRYLPLVCTLNAARVLSGTATMLGTDLAGLDRLALDATAGAGGLTLLPYLEGERTPDLPDATGTLTGLRGTNMTPENLARAAVEGMLCGLADGVEALRRVGVDVRRVLLIGGASESAAVRAVAPSLFGVPVEIPETTEYVALGAAKQAAWAVSGSVAPPDWELRSEACPAANVYQGEAVRHAYRTAREQIHGF, from the coding sequence GTGTTCGTTCTCGGCATCGACAGTTCGACCCAGTCCACCAAAGCCGTGGTCGCCGACGCGGAAACCGGCCGGGTCGTGTCCGACGGGAAAGCGCATCATCCGGCGGGCACCGAAGTGGACCCGTGGGCGTGGTGGACGGCGGCGCAGCGGGCCGTTGAGCAGGCCGCCGCCGACACGCCCGGCAAGATCGAAGCGGTGTCCGTCGCGGGCCAGCAGCACGGCATGGTCGCGCTGGACGACGCGGGGAACCCGGTGCGGGACGCGTTGCTGTGGAACGACACCCGTTCCGCGCCGCAGGCCCGCGCGCTGATCGAGGAGCACGGCGCCGCGACGCTCGCCGAACGCACCGGACTGGTGCCGGTCGCGAGTTTCACCCTCACCAAACTGGCGTGGCTCGCGGAGCACGAACCGCACCACGCCGACCGCGTCGACCGGGTGCTGCTGCCGCACGACTGGCTGACCTGGTTGTTCGCCGGCCGTCCCGAACGTGCCTGCACCGATCGCGGCGACGCCTCCGGCACCGGCTATTACGCGCCCACCACCGGGAACTGGCTGCCGGACCTGCTCGGCAAGGCGATGGGCGGCCGCAGGCCGCGGCTCCCGGACGTGCTGGGGCCTGCCGAATCCGCCGGGCGCGTGTCCGGTTTCGCTCCGCTGGACGGCGCGCTGCTCGGCGCGGGCACCGGCGACAACATGGCCGGGGCGCTGGGAATCGGCGCGGGGCCGGGCGATGTGGTCGTGTCGCTGGGAACCTCGGGCACCGCGTTCGCCGTCGCCGACCGGCCGTGCGCCGACGAAACGGGGCTCGTCGCGGGATTCTGCGACGCCACCGGCCGGTACCTGCCACTGGTGTGCACGCTCAACGCGGCCAGGGTGCTCAGCGGTACCGCGACCATGCTCGGCACCGACCTCGCCGGACTGGACCGGCTCGCGCTGGACGCGACGGCCGGTGCGGGCGGGCTCACGCTGCTGCCTTACCTGGAGGGGGAGCGGACCCCGGACCTGCCGGACGCCACCGGAACGCTCACCGGCCTGCGCGGCACCAACATGACGCCGGAGAACTTGGCGCGGGCCGCGGTCGAGGGCATGCTGTGCGGCCTCGCCGACGGAGTGGAGGCGCTGCGCCGGGTCGGCGTGGACGTCCGCCGGGTGCTGCTGATCGGTGGTGCGAGCGAATCCGCCGCGGTGCGCGCGGTCGCTCCCTCGCTGTTCGGGGTGCCGGTGGAGATCCCGGAAACCACCGAGTACGTCGCGCTCGGCGCCGCGAAACAGGCGGCGTGGGCGGTTTCCGGCTCGGTCGCTCCGCCGGACTGGGAGCTGCGCTCGGAGGCGTGCCCGGCGGCGAACGTCTACCAGGGCGAAGCGGTCCGCCACGCCTACCGCACCGCCCGCGAACAGATCCACGGCTTCTGA
- a CDS encoding SAM-dependent methyltransferase yields MSGRPGVAPVRRSRSFADEASDSATGPLDMRRLNTRSPSVARCFDALQGGKDNYAVDRAVVDAAVELSPGLATATLDHRAWLMRVVRYLAGTVGIDQFLDIGSGLPAAENTHQVAQWANPDSVVVYVDHDPMVLSHAQALLADNDHTHVAFADLTRSAELLAMPVISRNIDFSRPVALLQAATLQHVSDGTNPHRAMAEYVDALAPGSYVAVSHLHRPEEPAHAETAVRLEKLMLAELGTGWFRDRDEIAALFDGTGLVAPGLTRPVDWWPDGPRLRSRLSAQDLTLCGVGRKF; encoded by the coding sequence ATGTCCGGTCGCCCCGGTGTCGCTCCCGTCCGCCGAAGCCGGTCGTTCGCAGATGAGGCGTCGGACTCCGCGACCGGGCCGCTGGACATGCGCCGGCTGAACACCAGAAGTCCCAGCGTGGCGCGTTGCTTCGACGCCCTGCAGGGCGGCAAGGACAACTACGCGGTGGATCGCGCAGTCGTCGACGCCGCCGTGGAACTGTCGCCGGGTCTGGCCACCGCCACCCTGGATCACCGGGCATGGCTGATGCGGGTGGTGCGCTACCTGGCGGGAACCGTCGGCATCGACCAGTTCCTGGACATCGGTTCCGGTCTGCCCGCCGCGGAGAACACGCACCAAGTGGCGCAATGGGCCAATCCGGACTCGGTCGTCGTGTACGTGGACCACGATCCGATGGTGCTCTCGCACGCTCAGGCGCTGCTCGCGGACAACGACCACACGCACGTCGCGTTCGCCGACCTGACGCGCTCCGCGGAGCTGCTGGCGATGCCCGTCATCTCCCGCAACATCGATTTCTCCCGGCCGGTCGCGCTGCTGCAGGCCGCGACGTTGCAACACGTTTCCGACGGGACGAACCCGCACCGCGCGATGGCCGAGTACGTGGACGCGCTGGCCCCCGGTTCGTACGTGGCGGTGAGCCACCTGCACCGCCCGGAGGAGCCCGCGCACGCTGAAACGGCCGTGCGGCTGGAGAAGCTGATGCTCGCCGAACTCGGTACCGGTTGGTTCCGGGACCGCGACGAGATCGCCGCGCTGTTCGACGGGACCGGTCTCGTCGCCCCCGGCCTGACCCGGCCCGTGGACTGGTGGCCGGACGGTCCGCGACTGCGTTCGCGCCTCTCCGCGCAGGACCTGACGCTGTGCGGGGTCGGCCGCAAATTCTGA
- a CDS encoding (2Fe-2S)-binding protein — MRVTITVNDTEQRHEVEDRTLLVHFLRENCGLTGTNTGCDTTSCGACTVLFDGESVKSCTVLAAQADGHAVTTIEGLSADEELHPVQRAFQERHGLQCGFCTPGMVLASVSLLQENPSPTEREVRDGLEGNLCRCTGYQNIVDSVLTASREEAAR; from the coding sequence TTGCGCGTCACGATCACCGTCAACGACACCGAGCAACGGCACGAAGTCGAGGATCGCACCTTGCTCGTGCACTTCCTGCGGGAGAACTGCGGCTTGACCGGCACGAACACCGGCTGCGACACCACTTCGTGCGGCGCGTGCACCGTGCTGTTCGACGGCGAGTCCGTGAAGTCCTGCACCGTGCTGGCCGCGCAGGCCGACGGGCACGCGGTGACCACCATCGAAGGGCTCTCCGCCGACGAGGAGCTGCACCCGGTGCAGCGGGCCTTCCAGGAGCGCCACGGCCTGCAATGCGGGTTCTGCACACCCGGCATGGTGCTGGCCTCGGTGTCGCTGCTGCAGGAGAACCCCTCACCGACCGAGCGCGAGGTGCGCGACGGCCTGGAAGGCAACCTGTGCCGCTGCACCGGTTACCAGAACATCGTCGATTCGGTGCTCACGGCATCGCGCGAGGAGGCCGCCCGGTGA
- a CDS encoding xanthine dehydrogenase family protein subunit M, translating to MIPAAFTYRRAESVDEALRLLAEHGDDAKLLAGGHSLLPLMKLRLAVPELLVDVAGLRELAFIDDADSAVRIGALTRHHDLANSALLTREVPLLAHAAGTIGDPQVRHRGTLGGSLAHGDAAADLPAVALALDAVLVLRGPDGTREVPAGEFFVDFFETALEPGEILTEIRVPKQTAGWDFQKFTRRAIDWAVVGAAVAGDAVALVNMGATPLRATAVESALAAGASPAEAAEHAADDTSPADEPTASADYRRHLARVLVRRALENSRA from the coding sequence GTGATTCCCGCCGCGTTCACCTATCGCCGCGCGGAGTCCGTGGACGAAGCGCTGCGGCTGCTCGCCGAGCACGGCGACGACGCGAAACTGCTGGCCGGCGGGCACTCACTGCTGCCGCTGATGAAACTGCGCCTCGCGGTGCCCGAGCTGCTCGTCGACGTGGCCGGGCTGCGGGAGCTCGCGTTCATCGACGACGCGGACTCCGCGGTGCGGATCGGCGCGCTGACCCGGCATCACGACTTGGCGAATTCGGCGCTGCTGACGCGCGAAGTGCCGTTGCTGGCGCACGCGGCGGGCACCATCGGTGATCCGCAGGTGCGACACCGCGGCACCCTCGGCGGTTCGCTGGCGCACGGCGACGCGGCGGCGGACCTGCCCGCGGTGGCGTTGGCGCTGGACGCGGTGCTGGTGCTGCGCGGACCCGACGGGACCCGGGAGGTACCCGCCGGGGAGTTCTTCGTGGACTTCTTCGAGACGGCGCTGGAACCGGGCGAGATCCTCACCGAGATCCGGGTGCCGAAGCAGACCGCCGGGTGGGACTTCCAGAAGTTCACCCGCCGCGCCATCGACTGGGCCGTCGTCGGTGCCGCCGTCGCGGGTGACGCGGTGGCGCTGGTGAACATGGGCGCGACGCCACTGCGAGCCACGGCCGTCGAGTCCGCACTGGCCGCCGGGGCGTCACCCGCCGAGGCCGCGGAGCACGCGGCCGACGACACCTCCCCCGCCGACGAACCCACCGCCTCCGCCGACTACCGCCGCCACCTCGCCCGGGTCCTCGTCCGCCGCGCCTTGGAGAACTCGCGGGCCTGA
- the rutA gene encoding pyrimidine utilization protein A, translated as MDFGVFIPIGNNGWLISENAPQYKPSFELNKRVVLEAERQGFGFALSMIKLRGFGGKTEFWDHNLESFTLMAGLAAVTERIKLYASTAVLTLPPALVARMATTIDSIAPGRFGINIVSGWSKNEYDQMGLWPGDDYFAHRYDYSTEYVRVLRDLWTTGTCTMDGEYFQMDDCRLEPRPTGHVDVVCAGQSDRGMRLVAELGDHNFILNPGINEPLTYVEPARRLAAAAERTGRDVGTMPLFMLIMADTNEQAWAKWRSYHEGADVEALGYMSGEGARDDAGTTVRTINLPDGAVNLNMATLVGSHETIARHLDQAAAIPGVTGMMFTFDDFEQGVHDFGEKVRPLLG; from the coding sequence ATGGATTTCGGCGTGTTCATCCCGATCGGCAACAACGGCTGGCTGATCTCGGAGAACGCCCCGCAGTACAAACCGTCGTTCGAGCTGAACAAGCGGGTCGTGCTGGAAGCGGAGCGCCAAGGGTTCGGCTTCGCCCTCTCGATGATCAAACTTCGGGGATTCGGCGGTAAGACCGAGTTCTGGGACCACAACCTGGAATCGTTCACCCTGATGGCCGGGTTGGCCGCCGTCACCGAACGGATCAAGCTGTACGCGTCGACGGCGGTGCTCACCCTGCCGCCCGCGCTGGTCGCGCGGATGGCGACGACCATCGATTCCATCGCGCCCGGCCGGTTCGGCATCAACATCGTCTCCGGCTGGTCGAAGAACGAGTACGACCAGATGGGCCTGTGGCCCGGTGACGACTACTTCGCCCACCGCTACGACTACTCCACCGAATACGTGCGAGTGCTGCGGGACCTCTGGACCACCGGCACGTGCACGATGGACGGTGAGTACTTCCAGATGGACGACTGCCGCCTCGAACCACGCCCCACCGGCCACGTCGACGTGGTCTGCGCCGGGCAGTCCGACCGGGGCATGCGGCTCGTCGCGGAACTCGGCGACCACAACTTCATCCTCAACCCCGGCATCAACGAACCGCTGACCTACGTCGAACCCGCCCGGCGGCTCGCGGCGGCGGCGGAACGGACCGGACGCGACGTCGGCACGATGCCACTGTTCATGCTGATCATGGCCGACACCAATGAGCAGGCCTGGGCGAAGTGGCGTTCCTACCACGAGGGGGCCGATGTCGAAGCGCTCGGCTACATGTCGGGCGAAGGCGCCAGGGACGATGCCGGCACCACGGTGCGCACCATCAACCTGCCCGACGGTGCGGTGAACCTGAACATGGCCACGCTCGTCGGCTCGCACGAGACGATCGCCCGCCACCTCGATCAAGCCGCCGCGATCCCCGGCGTGACCGGGATGATGTTCACCTTCGACGACTTCGAACAGGGCGTCCACGACTTCGGCGAGAAAGTCCGCCCGCTGCTCGGCTGA
- a CDS encoding class I SAM-dependent methyltransferase, translating to MAHHEHQHSTEADESTQIAMLDLDAEVLHEHLSEIIATLRDLAEPPVRRILDLGSGSGTGTFALLDRFEQATATAVDASAPMLEHLAAKAAERGVGDRIGTVQADLDESFPQLDDPVDLVWASASMHHLSDPARVLSEVFAAVRPGGLLAVAELEGFPRFLPDDLGFGRSGLEARCHELLAQMRAELLPHISADWGELLTEAGFTVAAQRTSDIHLTAPLPAGTARYAEAALSRMRPFLAARLDTDDVAALDTLLADGPGGLEHRDDLTVRTERTFLVARRP from the coding sequence ATGGCACACCACGAACACCAGCACTCCACCGAAGCCGACGAGTCCACGCAGATCGCGATGCTCGACCTCGACGCCGAAGTGCTCCACGAACACCTGTCCGAGATCATCGCCACGCTGCGGGACCTGGCCGAACCGCCCGTCCGGCGCATCCTCGACCTCGGCAGCGGCTCCGGTACCGGCACCTTCGCTCTGCTGGACCGCTTCGAGCAGGCGACGGCGACCGCCGTGGACGCCTCCGCTCCGATGCTGGAACACCTCGCCGCGAAAGCCGCCGAGCGAGGCGTGGGCGACAGGATCGGCACCGTGCAGGCGGACCTCGACGAATCGTTCCCACAGCTCGATGACCCCGTTGACCTGGTGTGGGCCTCGGCGTCGATGCACCACCTGTCCGATCCCGCTCGCGTCCTGTCCGAAGTGTTCGCCGCGGTGCGGCCGGGTGGCCTGCTGGCGGTGGCGGAGCTCGAAGGCTTCCCGCGCTTCCTGCCCGACGATCTCGGCTTCGGTCGTTCCGGACTCGAAGCGCGCTGTCACGAACTGCTGGCCCAGATGCGCGCCGAACTCCTCCCGCACATCAGCGCGGACTGGGGAGAACTGCTGACCGAAGCCGGTTTCACCGTGGCGGCGCAGCGGACGTCCGACATCCACCTGACCGCACCGCTCCCCGCCGGAACCGCCCGCTACGCCGAGGCGGCGCTGAGCCGCATGCGGCCGTTCCTGGCTGCTCGGCTCGACACCGACGACGTGGCGGCGCTCGACACCCTGCTCGCCGACGGTCCCGGCGGACTCGAGCACCGCGACGACCTCACGGTCCGAACCGAACGAACCTTCTTGGTCGCCAGGCGCCCGTGA
- a CDS encoding helix-turn-helix domain-containing protein encodes MTQEGDLDGLVRQRLKSLRTARGLSLDELATRCYLSTSTLSRIETGHRRISLDQLAPLARALGTTLDQLVESATDEDVVIRPVHDEHRGATSWLLSKDSGPHGMTVAKMRLTKPAPAPDSGKLGVHPGVDWFTVLSGTVMLVLGERTILVETGQAAQFSTMTPHAFGAHGGPAEILTILDHDGQRTHLTGSTG; translated from the coding sequence ATGACGCAAGAAGGAGATTTGGACGGTCTTGTCCGACAGCGGCTCAAGAGCCTGCGGACGGCACGCGGACTATCGCTCGACGAGCTGGCGACGCGCTGCTACCTGAGCACGTCCACGCTCAGCCGCATCGAGACCGGGCATCGGCGCATCAGCCTCGACCAGCTCGCGCCGCTCGCCCGTGCCCTCGGTACGACTCTCGACCAGCTCGTAGAGTCCGCGACCGACGAGGACGTCGTGATCCGGCCGGTGCACGACGAACATCGGGGCGCCACTTCCTGGCTGCTCAGCAAGGATTCCGGCCCGCACGGCATGACCGTCGCCAAGATGCGGCTCACCAAGCCCGCACCGGCGCCGGACTCCGGGAAACTCGGCGTGCACCCCGGCGTCGACTGGTTCACGGTGCTGTCCGGCACGGTGATGCTGGTGCTCGGCGAGCGCACCATCCTCGTCGAAACCGGCCAGGCCGCCCAGTTCTCCACGATGACTCCGCACGCCTTCGGCGCCCACGGCGGCCCGGCGGAGATCCTCACCATCCTCGACCACGACGGCCAGCGCACCCACCTCACCGGCAGCACCGGGTGA
- a CDS encoding DUF6226 family protein produces MDTWGEDGPPTEAYGRVTNAERFRPLHEFADDLLADHERRFAVRRTESTETDPHGTDPARAVTLTPDDPSAASVTVVFDAFPGLRVLVAGGSDGHLPVCGCDACEESFERCADELRWWLTAITAGAVTERLIYDDGWWYETSRSMDGRSSRSRGRVDGDRLESLRTRLPNGELTWAPWPPRV; encoded by the coding sequence ATGGACACCTGGGGAGAGGACGGTCCGCCGACGGAGGCGTACGGGCGGGTCACCAATGCCGAGCGCTTCCGCCCGCTGCACGAGTTCGCCGACGACCTGCTCGCCGACCACGAGCGCCGATTCGCCGTGCGGCGAACGGAATCCACCGAAACCGACCCGCACGGCACGGACCCCGCCCGGGCGGTGACGTTGACTCCCGACGATCCGTCCGCGGCGTCGGTGACGGTCGTCTTCGACGCCTTCCCCGGGTTGCGCGTGCTGGTCGCGGGAGGCAGTGACGGTCACCTTCCGGTGTGCGGATGCGATGCCTGCGAGGAGTCGTTCGAGAGGTGCGCGGACGAGCTCCGCTGGTGGCTCACCGCCATCACGGCCGGAGCCGTGACCGAGCGCCTCATCTACGACGACGGCTGGTGGTACGAGACGTCCCGGTCGATGGACGGTCGTTCGAGTCGCAGCCGGGGCCGAGTCGACGGCGACCGCCTCGAATCACTCCGCACCCGACTCCCGAACGGCGAGCTCACCTGGGCGCCCTGGCCACCACGAGTGTGA